A window from Solanum stenotomum isolate F172 chromosome 5, ASM1918654v1, whole genome shotgun sequence encodes these proteins:
- the LOC125864107 gene encoding 60S ribosomal protein L23a-like, translating to KGDPKAQAVKAAKAVKLGSTFKKTSKKIRTKVTFHRPKTLKKDRNPKYPRISAPGRNRLDQYQILQCPLTTESAMKKIEDNNTLVFIVDVHADKKKIKDAVKKMYDIQAKKVNTLIRPDGTKKAYVRLTPDYDALDVANKIGII from the exons AAAGGTGACCCCAAAGCTCAAGCTGTCAAGGCAGCCAAGGCTGTGAAGTTGGGATCAACCTTTAAGAAGACATCAAAAAAGATACGAACAAAAGTTACATTTCATCGGCCTAAGACATTGAAGAAGGACAGAAATCCCAAGTATCCCAGGATTAGTGCACCTGGAAGGAACAGACTTGATCAGTACCAAATTCTTCAATGTCCTCTTACCACCGAGTCTGCAATGAAGAAAATTGAGGATAATAATACACTTGTATTTATTGTTGACGTTCATGCTGACAAAAAGAAGATTAAGGATGCGGTGAAGAAAATGTATGACATCCAGGCAAAGAAAGTCAATACGTTGATCAG GCCTGATGGAACGAAGAAGGCCTACGTGAGGTTGACGCCCGACTATGATGCTTTAGATGTGGCAAATAAAATTGGAATTATCTAA